The Suncus etruscus isolate mSunEtr1 chromosome 7, mSunEtr1.pri.cur, whole genome shotgun sequence genome includes a window with the following:
- the CXCR6 gene encoding C-X-C chemokine receptor type 6 has protein sequence MPDTMFHEDEFQIFNISDGDDQEHQTFWHFRKFFLPCMYVAVFICGLVGNSLVLVIYIFYQKLKSLTDIFLMNLPVADLLFVCTLPFWAYAGFHEWVFGDIPCKILLGMYTLNFYTSMLTLTCITVDRFIAVVQATKVYNQKAKRMIWGKAICLSIWVISLLVSLPQIIYANVTHTDKYNCAYDEERLSTMVLSIQLILGFFLPLLTMIICYSVIIKNLFQARSFQKHKSLKIIFLVVAVFLLTQMPFNLVKLICSTNWEYSLMTSFHYAITVTESIAFLRACLNPVLYAFVGLKFRKNFYKLMKDIGCPYFRVSSQGKSSEDAFRTSPSHNADATGMFQLKSHSDG, from the coding sequence ATGCCAGACACCATGTTTCATGAGGATGAATTTCAGATTTTCAACATTTCTGATGGCGATGACCAGGAGCATCAAACCTTCTGGCACTTCAGAAAGTTCTTTTTGCCCTGCATGTATGTGGCAGTATTCATCTGTGGCCTGGTGGGGAACTCCCTGGTACTGGTCATATACATCTTCTACCAGAAGCTGAAGAGCCTAACAGATATATTCCTTATGaatttgcctgtggctgacctgctGTTTGTCTGTACTTTGCCCTTCTGGGCCTATGCAGGCTTCCATGAGTGGGTCTTTGGTGACATTCCTTGCAAAATCCTGTTGGGCATGTATACTTTGAACTTCTATACATCCATGCTCACACTCACCTGCATCACTGTGGACCGCTTCATTGCTGTGGTTCAGGCCACCAAGGTCTACAACCAGAAGGCCAAAAGGATGATCTGGGGTAAGGCCATCTGCTTATCCATATGGGTGatttccttgctggtttctttgcctCAGATTATCTATGCCAATGTCACTCACACAGACAAGTACAACTGTGCCTACGATGAAGAAAGACTTTCCACGATGGTCCTTTCCATCCAGTTGATACTGGGGTTTTTCTTGCCACTTCTCACCATGATTATCTGCTACTCAGTCATCATCAAGAACTTGTTTCAGGCACGAAGCTTTCAGAAGCATAAGTCTCTGAAGATCATCTTCCTGGTGGTAGCTGTGTTCCTTCTGACCCAGATGCCTTTCAACCTTGTGAAACTCATCTGCAGCACAAACTGGGAATATTCTCTCATGACCAGTTTTCATTATGCCATCACAGTGACAGAGTCCATTGCTTTCCTGCGTGCCTGCCTTAACCCTGTGCTTTATGCTTTTGTTGGCCTAAAGTTTAGGAAGAACTTCTATAAACTTATGAAAGACATTGGCTGCCCTTACTTCAGGGTCTCAAGCCAAGGAAAGTCCTCTGAGGATGCTTTTCGGACTTCTCCTTCCCACAATGCAGACGCCACTGGCATGTTCCAGCTAAAAAGCCACTCAGATGGATAA